The window ATCGAGTACTGCATTCGCAGTACCAACTAGAACGGCAATACCTATAGCAAATCAAAAATGTTCTACTTTCTCTGAATACACAGATATTGTAAATGCATACAAAACCCAAGGAGTTGAAGCGGAGGCGAGAGAAACAGCAAAAAAAGATGCAAAAACACACTTCACAAATGAACTAAGTAGAGATGACCAATACGATGTAATCGCCTGTACATTAAAGTCAGGGCAATTCCATCTTTTTATGGTTCCATATATGATAAGATATTTTGTAGAAGTAATAATTCAACTGGCAGGACTTGTTTGCGTACTTTTCATAGTAATTGGAGCGTATCAATATCTAATAGGATCTCTAACTGAAGATAAGCAAAAGGGTAAAGACACGATCAAAAACGCCCTAATAGGACTCGTTATCACCCTACTCTCATGGATCATAGTAAACGTCGTACAAGTGGCGCTTACCGGTGCATAAATAAATTAAAATATAATTACAACTATCATGGCAATGCAAACACATTTCGAGAAATTCATGAGTCACACAAAGAAACTAAAAAAACGTGTGGAGAAATTAACCAATAAGGCAAGGGATGAAAAACCAAAGAAAGCTGTTGCTTTACCAAAGAGTAAGAAAATAGAGAAAGTGGTTGTGGAATTGTCTATGGCTAGCGTTGCTAAAGCAACGCTCCTAATCATTTTGCTATATGTATTATCTCAATTTCTAGCATCAATTCAACAAATTCTAATACTTTTCTTCGTCGCTTTATTCCTATCAGCGGCACTTGACCCAACTGTAGACAAGTTACAAAGTAAAAAAATCCCACGTGCTATCGGAGTATTGCTCATATATTTCACCATCTTCATATTTTTATTCTTCTTTATATCTCAACTAATACCGCTAATTGGAAGACAAGTTGGGGATCTTGCAAACAAAGTGACAGAATTTATAACAAACATTACTTCAAATGGAAGGACAGACCTACCGTTCGAAAATCAATGGAGACCATTTGTCGATGATTTCTTTAAAACAGTTGATAAAGACACTCTTATAGGTAATTTACAAAAAGGTCTTGAATACGTCGCCTTACAATTAAAAGGTATAGCCGGTAATACATGGACAGCTCTAACTGTGGTATTTAACGGACTATTAAATGCACTTATCGTACTCGTACTTGCCTTCTTCATGGTTCTGGAAGAGGACGACAGTGAACGCTTCCTAAGATCACTTTTTCCATCAAAATACAGCGATTATATAGTTACAAAAACAGGCGAAGTAAAAGACAAAGTTGGAGACTGGTTACGTGGACAAATAGTACTCTCAATAACTATGGGAGTGATTACCGGACTTGGGTTTTTCATTATGGGTGTAGAGTACGCGGCAACTCTTGGTATGATAGCCGCCATAGCCGAATTCTTACCAATGATAGGGCCTGCAATTACATTCTTAGCTGCCGCATTGATTGCTTCAAACCAATCACTATGGCTAGTATTGATAGTCGCTGCATGGTGCCTATTTATGCAAGTGCTGGAAGGTAACGTACTTATTCCACTAATCATGAAAAAAGCTATTGGACTGAGCCCTGTTATCATAATATTGGCAATGCTTATAGGTTTCCAATTCCTGGGACTACTCGGAATTATAATCGCATTACCGGTTGCAACCGTGATCAGTATATTTATCGAAGATTACACAAGAAAAAACAAATAGCCGCATTTACGATCAACTGACTATAACTGCACCCAAGTAAGGTCATCATAACCTTGTGTTATTTCATGAAACACCGGGATATCACTCAGTATCAGTGGTAATTTGAAGTTCATCGCATCCCTAATCGGTATTCCGTACCCTTCATAATGAGAGAGGCACGCAAATCCGGAAGCGAGATTATAAAAAGCCAATTTCTCTTCCTCGGAAATAAAACCTGTGAAAATTATCGAAGGATGAGTCCTATATTTAATAGTGTCAAAAATTCGTTCATTTTTTTTGCCTGAGATTACCAAATATTCATATTTCGGGAAATCGCCATTCAAAAATTTCTTAATCAAAGTTTCTATATTTTTACGAGGCTCAAGAGTTGAGATTGTAAACAAAAAAGGCTGATTTGGAATTTTATATTTCTCTAAAATTTCCGTCAAAAATTCTTCAGACAAATGCACACGACTATCATTGAGCAACGTAATCGGATATTGAACAGTGATCTTGTCTCTCAGAGAAGAATCAAGTCCTTTGATTTCAGATTCGGTAAATTGTGAAACAGCATATATTTTATATGCTTCCTTCAACTCTTTTCTAAGTCTTAAAAACAAAAACCATAATTTAGACTTAAGTGAAAAGAAATGTGGGAACTTTATAGGGCTCAGATCATGTACAACTATAGTTTTTTTTACTTTATTTGAGACTGGAGCCGGCCGCGGATCAAGCACGATGAACTCTACATCATCATCAAAGCCACGAAGTACATTCCTCAAGCCGCGCAACCTATCTATCCGCGGCCGGCGAAACAAACTACAGCAAACATTTAAAATTTTATTCGGAACCTTCGTATGAACCAAGCATACATTCGGCAAATGAATATAATCATCAATAAAATTTGGTAAAACGATGTCTTTAGCAGAATTAATCCAAAGTATGATCGGACTTTGTTCATTTTCTTTTTTTTCTATGAACAAATCGTATAAAAATCCTTCAATATAGACCGGAACCCCTGATCTCCCCGCCCCTTGAAGCGCCCGAATGTCAATTATTTTAACCATATTTTATAAAAGCTTTTCCAAAAATGCGATAATCTCACTCTGAAATCTCTCTTTAGAAAACTTTTCTGCCTGTTTCCTTATATTTACAGAATCCAATTTGCCCTCTTTATCAAGTTTTTCAAATCTCTTAACGGCCTTACTCAAACAACTTACAGATTGCTCTTCAAAAAGAACTCCCGTTTTTCCATCGATTATTGTCTCGATCGCCCCACCCTCTCCAAACGCAATCACCGGCTTGCCGCAAGACATAGCCTCTATAGCCGTAATACCAAAATCCTCTTTTTGCGGAAACAAAAATGCCTTCGCATTAGCATAATAATTTTGGAGATCCTGATCCGGCACAAAACCAAGCAATTTCACATTGTCCAAAGCTTTTTCTTTTAAATTAGCAAATTCCTTACCATCTCCAATTATATAGAGAGGTAAACCAAGGCTATTGAAGGTGTCTACGAGCAAGTCGAAACGTTTATACGGAATAAGCCTGCCTACCGCAAGGTAGTACTGTCCCGGCTGCTCTGATCGTTCAAATTTATCTATATCCACAGGAGGATAAATAACTTCAGCCTCTTTTTCATAATATTTCTTAATACGCCTCGCAACATACTTAGAATTAGCAATAAAATAATCAACTCGCTCAGCCGCAAGCCTATCCCATTTACGTAGGCCTGATAATTTACGATCAATCAACCATTTAAAAGGCCATCTATACCAACCATAAGAATTCACATATTCATGACACCCATCCCAAACATAACGCATTGGAGAATGACAATAACATACATGGATAGTATCTATAGAGGTAATCACACCTTTGGCGCAAGCATGGCTTGAAGAAATAACAAGGTCATATTCATCCAAATCCATTGCCTCAAAAATATATGGCATAAGAGTTATATAAAGTTGATGCTTTTCTTTTGCAAAAGGAAGATGCGAGAGAAATGACTGCTTCACGTTTCGCCCTTTAAATTCACGCATATTCCGCTCATTATATACACTTGTATATATAGGCGCTTCAGGAAATATCTCGGAAATCGCAGATATAACCCGCTCAGCACCCGCATAATTAGTAAGCCAATCGCATACTATAGCGACTTTTTTACCTTCAAATTTTTTTGGTAATTTTGATTTCATATACAAAAAAGGAGTCAGAACACACTTTAACAAAGAGGTCATGACTCAGCAAATGAAATATCAATAATTACACCTGTAATTTAGCTTCATCCACACTTCCAACACACGGGATAAGCTGTGTAAGGCCCACTACTTGAAGAATATCCACGATATTATCACGAGCGGCAGCAATAACTACTTTACCATTTATGGCATTTAATTTCCCGTACCAATCAGTAAGGTACCCAATTGATTTTGAATTCATGTATTCAAGTTCACTAAAATCAAATACAAAACTAACACCATTAGGATTTGCATCTATAAGTTCATATATTTTCTTAGAATTCTCATCCACATTCGATTCATCCAACTGCCCTTTTATTTTGATAAGTTTAGCAGGTTTGTCTGTTTGAGATACTAGGTCGCTTATTTGTAAATCTACGAATGTCATTTTATTGTAATTTTATTGTATTTTGATATGAATTATTATTATCTTCAGATGAATCCAACTTCTTGATAACACACACTTTTAATCCACCTCCATCTATATTATCAAATTTTAACTCGTCAGTCCATTGAGAAACTATCTGAGCAAGGCCTCGACCACGAATACCGGAATAAGTATTTGAGGCAAGTTGCGCTTGCCTATCCTTCACAAGTACATACATTTCCTCAGCATTAACTTGTGATGGCCCGGTACCGGTATCTTCCACACAAACAAATACACTCTCCCCCGCTCTACTTATAAAAGTCACTTTCACTTCTTTGCCGGGAGCTGATCCATGTTCAATCGCATTATTACAAAGCTCATCTACTATAGATTGAAATCTATACGCCCATTTCCCAGAAAATCCGGTCATATTTTGAACAATCGTCATAGTAAAATCACGAACTCCGGACATAAAATAAGCTGTAGTTGGCAAAATAATAGAAATTCTAGTCTCTGCAGGACCGGTTGCTGCCGCCGCATGAGCTTCCAAATACGTCGCAACCGGCTGCTTTACCGCAACATCAGTAGCAAGACGACCGTCCATCGCTCTCTGCGCATCTTCATATATATTAGAGGAATCACTCACAGATAAAGTGTTATTTCAAATAATTCATAAAATTATAGCAGAAAAAATAGGTTTAAACAATACCCTAAATCAAAAATATCACACAAATATCTATATCTCATCCTGGATCCTTCGAGCGTCCCAGAAAATTTCTTCAAAAAGATTTTGTACAAGCTCTTGATTTACACCAAGCTGCTCTGCAGTTTGAGTGTATTTCTCAAGCTTTTGGTTCTCCAATTCTTGGTTTCCAACGGGCACATCCATACTTTTTTTGACCTTACCGATCTGAGCTACTAACTCATTACGTTTTTTTAAGGTTTGAAGTATGCTCTGATCAATAGCATCAATCTGAGAACGTAAATCTTGTAAATCTCCAGCCATATAAATTTATTAAAAATAATTTCACTACCAATCCTAGCGTAGTTAAGCCAAAATTCAACTTGATATCCAGAGAAAAAATGCTAGAATGCCGGCGCTTATATTTAAGCAAATTATATCAAAGTTATGTTTCCGATCCTGTATTCCTCCCCTACGCAACTCGCACTATGTGCTTAAGTTGCGAGATAAGGATTAACCTTATTCTGGGCTATACCAGGAAATGAAGACACATAGCATTAACCCTAAGGAATATGACAGTTCAAGCGATGCTCAAAGAAATGCTCGAGAACGCAGTACATTTCGGGCACAAGACCTCTAAATGGAATCCACAGATGAAGAAATTCATCCACAGTTCAAGAGATGGTATCCATATCATTGATTTAACTCTGACTGCAAAAAAGCTAGAAGAAGCTATGCAGTTTTTGGCAAAAGCATCAAGCGAAGGAGCTAGTATACTTTTCGTAGGTACAAAGCCACAAAGTTACGAAATCATTAAAGAAACTGCAAAAACATGTGGTGCGCATTATATAATCAAAAAATGGGTACCTGGTACTTTGACAAATTTTTCAACTATCAAAACACGTATCAAACGTCTAAAAGAATTGAAAAAAGAAAATGAAGAGAATGCTTTCAGCAAATACACTAAAAAGGAAAAAGGGGACATGATGAAAGAAATAGAAACTCTCGAAGATGCATTCGGAGGGGTTGAGGATTTAAAAGATCAACCAAAAGTGTTAATAGTTGCCGATGCGAAAAGGGATGTTATAGCCCTAACTGAAGCAAAAAAGCTTGGAATACCAACTGTGGCTATAGTAGACACAAATGCAGATCCAAAATTGGTTAAATATCCGGTGCCTGGAAATGACGATGCGATAAAATCACTAAAATATTTATTTTCAAAATTTGAGGAAGCTATTATGAAAGGAAAAAAGGGTAGCGCAAAGAAGGGTGAAGATGATAAAAAGACTGAGGAAGTCGCAGCGTAAATATATCATCTAACACCTTAAACAATGGAAGAAAACGTAGCCATGCAGGTAACTGCTCCAAAATTACCAAGTGATGAGATCTTGTTCGGTACTCTTAGTTACTTCACTATTGCGGTACTTGCAACTATTGTTACAAAGCCAAATAGTGAATTCTGTAAATTCCATGCGAAGCAAGGAGTTGTCCTGGTAGGACTAGACCTTCTATTGCTAGTATTAATCTCTATATCACTTGCTATAGTACAATATCTTGCATTCATTTTATTTTTCGTAGGTATGATAACCATGTTTGGATTACACATACTCGGAATTGTTAATGCCGTACAAGGGAAGATGTATCAACTACCTGTTGTATACGGACTTGCTCAAAAAATAGATGTTGCAAGTTTTCTCTCAAAAAACACTAAACCTGCAGACTCTATAACTCCCCCAACTGAACAAGCGGCAGAGGTAATGCCAACTGAGCCGGTAGCGGAGCCAATGCCAGCTTCAACTCAACCACACGTAACACCTGAGCCAAATAGAAATGTCGGGCATGGTCAAGACATGGTTGATAAAGCTGTAGAAGGTTTAAATGAAGAAAATCATTCACTTTAAATCAAATAATTAAATCTTAACTATTCGACTGATGACTGTAACATTAGACCAAATCAAAGAACTCAGAGGGGCAACCGGAATCTCTACAATGCAATGTAAAAAAGCACTCGAATCAAGCGGAGGAGACGTCGATGCTGCAATAGATGCATTACGCAAGAAAGGTGAATTAAAAAGTGCGGAACGTGCTGACCGTAAAACTTCTGAAGGTGTAATCGCCATAGCGGAAGCCGGTAACAAAGCTGCGATGATAATGCTTGCTTGTGAAACAGATTTCGTTGCAAGAAACGATGATTTCATTGCAATAGCGGAAGAGTTTGCAAATAAAGTACTTTCAGAAGGCGAAAGCGTTGATTTAAGTGCTGAAATGGGAGAACTTAACATAAAGATGGGAGAGAGAGTTGAGATCGCAGACATGAAAATAGTTGAAGCACCTGTGCTTGGAAGCTACATACATTCAAATAAGAAAATCGGAGTAATTATCGGACTTTCCGGAGGAACGGAAGAACAAGCAAAAAATGTTGCAATGCATGCGGCTGCTAACAATCCAAAAGTTATATCTCCGGATGAAATATCTGAAGACGTCATTGCAAAAGAAAAAGAAATCTGGACAGAGCAACTAAAAAACGAAGGTAAACCTGAAAATATTATGGCTAATATCTTGATCGGAAAAGAAAAGAAATTCCGTGAAGAAGGAGCTATTTTAACACAGCCGTTTGTTATGAACCCGGAGCAAACTGTGAAGCAA of the Candidatus Peregrinibacteria bacterium genome contains:
- a CDS encoding pilin; protein product: MRTNRASTLRSIIGRSILTLILSVLLAIRIAPALSSTAFAVPTRTAIPIANQKCSTFSEYTDIVNAYKTQGVEAEARETAKKDAKTHFTNELSRDDQYDVIACTLKSGQFHLFMVPYMIRYFVEVIIQLAGLVCVLFIVIGAYQYLIGSLTEDKQKGKDTIKNALIGLVITLLSWIIVNVVQVALTGA
- a CDS encoding AI-2E family transporter; translated protein: MAMQTHFEKFMSHTKKLKKRVEKLTNKARDEKPKKAVALPKSKKIEKVVVELSMASVAKATLLIILLYVLSQFLASIQQILILFFVALFLSAALDPTVDKLQSKKIPRAIGVLLIYFTIFIFLFFFISQLIPLIGRQVGDLANKVTEFITNITSNGRTDLPFENQWRPFVDDFFKTVDKDTLIGNLQKGLEYVALQLKGIAGNTWTALTVVFNGLLNALIVLVLAFFMVLEEDDSERFLRSLFPSKYSDYIVTKTGEVKDKVGDWLRGQIVLSITMGVITGLGFFIMGVEYAATLGMIAAIAEFLPMIGPAITFLAAALIASNQSLWLVLIVAAWCLFMQVLEGNVLIPLIMKKAIGLSPVIIILAMLIGFQFLGLLGIIIALPVATVISIFIEDYTRKNK
- a CDS encoding glycosyltransferase, with translation MVKIIDIRALQGAGRSGVPVYIEGFLYDLFIEKKENEQSPIILWINSAKDIVLPNFIDDYIHLPNVCLVHTKVPNKILNVCCSLFRRPRIDRLRGLRNVLRGFDDDVEFIVLDPRPAPVSNKVKKTIVVHDLSPIKFPHFFSLKSKLWFLFLRLRKELKEAYKIYAVSQFTESEIKGLDSSLRDKITVQYPITLLNDSRVHLSEEFLTEILEKYKIPNQPFLFTISTLEPRKNIETLIKKFLNGDFPKYEYLVISGKKNERIFDTIKYRTHPSIIFTGFISEEEKLAFYNLASGFACLSHYEGYGIPIRDAMNFKLPLILSDIPVFHEITQGYDDLTWVQL
- a CDS encoding glycosyltransferase — translated: MKSKLPKKFEGKKVAIVCDWLTNYAGAERVISAISEIFPEAPIYTSVYNERNMREFKGRNVKQSFLSHLPFAKEKHQLYITLMPYIFEAMDLDEYDLVISSSHACAKGVITSIDTIHVCYCHSPMRYVWDGCHEYVNSYGWYRWPFKWLIDRKLSGLRKWDRLAAERVDYFIANSKYVARRIKKYYEKEAEVIYPPVDIDKFERSEQPGQYYLAVGRLIPYKRFDLLVDTFNSLGLPLYIIGDGKEFANLKEKALDNVKLLGFVPDQDLQNYYANAKAFLFPQKEDFGITAIEAMSCGKPVIAFGEGGAIETIIDGKTGVLFEEQSVSCLSKAVKRFEKLDKEGKLDSVNIRKQAEKFSKERFQSEIIAFLEKLL
- a CDS encoding STAS domain-containing protein produces the protein MTFVDLQISDLVSQTDKPAKLIKIKGQLDESNVDENSKKIYELIDANPNGVSFVFDFSELEYMNSKSIGYLTDWYGKLNAINGKVVIAAARDNIVDILQVVGLTQLIPCVGSVDEAKLQV
- a CDS encoding ATP-binding protein, translating into MSDSSNIYEDAQRAMDGRLATDVAVKQPVATYLEAHAAAATGPAETRISIILPTTAYFMSGVRDFTMTIVQNMTGFSGKWAYRFQSIVDELCNNAIEHGSAPGKEVKVTFISRAGESVFVCVEDTGTGPSQVNAEEMYVLVKDRQAQLASNTYSGIRGRGLAQIVSQWTDELKFDNIDGGGLKVCVIKKLDSSEDNNNSYQNTIKLQ
- a CDS encoding chorismate mutase — its product is MAGDLQDLRSQIDAIDQSILQTLKKRNELVAQIGKVKKSMDVPVGNQELENQKLEKYTQTAEQLGVNQELVQNLFEEIFWDARRIQDEI
- the rpsB gene encoding 30S ribosomal protein S2; the protein is MTVQAMLKEMLENAVHFGHKTSKWNPQMKKFIHSSRDGIHIIDLTLTAKKLEEAMQFLAKASSEGASILFVGTKPQSYEIIKETAKTCGAHYIIKKWVPGTLTNFSTIKTRIKRLKELKKENEENAFSKYTKKEKGDMMKEIETLEDAFGGVEDLKDQPKVLIVADAKRDVIALTEAKKLGIPTVAIVDTNADPKLVKYPVPGNDDAIKSLKYLFSKFEEAIMKGKKGSAKKGEDDKKTEEVAA
- the tsf gene encoding translation elongation factor Ts, which gives rise to MTVTLDQIKELRGATGISTMQCKKALESSGGDVDAAIDALRKKGELKSAERADRKTSEGVIAIAEAGNKAAMIMLACETDFVARNDDFIAIAEEFANKVLSEGESVDLSAEMGELNIKMGERVEIADMKIVEAPVLGSYIHSNKKIGVIIGLSGGTEEQAKNVAMHAAANNPKVISPDEISEDVIAKEKEIWTEQLKNEGKPENIMANILIGKEKKFREEGAILTQPFVMNPEQTVKQYLEDATVEIMLRFAL